One genomic segment of Methylomagnum ishizawai includes these proteins:
- a CDS encoding slipin family protein: MFFDVFPMLLVALIAVLVSGVRILREYERGVVFLLGRFHKVKGPGLIFIVPLVQQMVKVDLRTIVMDVPTQDVISRDNVSVKVSAIVFFRVIDPEKAVIQVEHYYDATSQMAQTTLRSVLGQHELDEMLAERDRLNADIQAILDQQTEAWGIKVSNVEIKQMDLNETMVRAIARQAEAERERRAKVIHAEGELQASEKLVEAARTLARSPRAIQLRYLQTLTEIAGDKSNTIVFPLPMDMLESIGVGVKKPE, translated from the coding sequence ATGTTTTTCGATGTATTCCCCATGCTGTTGGTGGCGCTGATCGCCGTCCTGGTCAGCGGTGTCCGGATCCTGCGCGAATACGAGCGCGGCGTGGTGTTCCTCCTGGGCCGGTTCCACAAGGTCAAAGGGCCGGGCCTGATCTTCATCGTTCCGCTCGTCCAACAGATGGTGAAGGTGGACCTGCGCACCATCGTGATGGACGTGCCGACCCAGGACGTGATCTCGCGGGACAACGTGTCGGTCAAGGTCAGCGCCATCGTGTTTTTCCGGGTGATCGACCCGGAGAAGGCCGTGATCCAGGTCGAGCATTACTACGACGCGACCAGCCAGATGGCCCAAACCACCCTGCGCTCGGTGCTGGGGCAACACGAGTTGGACGAAATGCTGGCCGAGCGGGATAGGCTCAACGCGGATATCCAAGCGATCCTGGACCAGCAGACCGAAGCCTGGGGCATCAAGGTCTCCAACGTGGAGATCAAGCAGATGGATTTGAACGAAACCATGGTCCGCGCCATCGCCCGGCAGGCCGAGGCCGAACGGGAACGCCGCGCCAAGGTCATCCACGCCGAGGGCGAATTGCAGGCCTCCGAGAAATTGGTGGAGGCCGCGCGGACCCTGGCCCGCTCGCCCCGGGCCATCCAACTGCGCTACCTGCAAACCCTGACCGAGATCGCCGGGGATAAATCCAACACCATCGTTTTCCCCTTGCCCATGGACATGCTGGAATCCATCGGCGTCGGCGTTAAAAAGCCGGAATAG
- a CDS encoding ParB/RepB/Spo0J family partition protein: MAKGNKDFFGKIGETRDEQGADAEPTNLRVPPKRLTERQNRIGQILAGEIVSKAMRWVEPEQCRMWERHNRRYDLLNEERCQDLIEGIKAHGGQHTPAIVRVLEGDERHKYEVICGARRHWAISWLRANNYTQYKFLIDVQNLTDEQAFRISDSENRHRKDICDYERAVDYQKAIDLYYRSQQDMADRLEVSPSWLSRLLDLARMPEDIVKAFPDITELRVIHAMKLKPYYSNPKTRDNLLAAALEIQAEQAALLGSGATPLNGVQVMAKLTRSVKKPVTANRVLGTFAADNTGDRLITVTRDGRNHIDLKINLRSGASQDEIIAKCREAIIAHIRLD, from the coding sequence ATGGCCAAGGGTAATAAGGATTTTTTCGGCAAGATCGGGGAGACCCGCGACGAGCAAGGTGCCGATGCCGAGCCAACAAATCTGCGGGTTCCTCCCAAGCGCCTAACGGAGCGGCAGAACCGGATTGGCCAGATATTGGCCGGCGAAATCGTTTCCAAGGCCATGCGCTGGGTCGAACCCGAGCAATGCCGCATGTGGGAGCGCCATAATCGGCGTTACGATCTTTTGAACGAGGAAAGGTGCCAGGATTTGATCGAGGGCATCAAGGCCCATGGCGGTCAACACACCCCGGCCATCGTGCGTGTGTTAGAAGGCGATGAGCGCCATAAATATGAAGTAATCTGCGGTGCGCGGCGGCATTGGGCTATTTCCTGGTTACGCGCCAATAATTACACGCAGTACAAGTTCCTGATCGATGTTCAAAATCTGACCGATGAACAGGCGTTCCGGATCAGCGATTCGGAAAACCGACACCGCAAGGATATTTGCGACTATGAGCGGGCGGTCGATTATCAAAAAGCCATCGACTTGTATTACCGGTCCCAACAGGATATGGCCGACCGGTTGGAAGTTTCTCCGAGTTGGCTCAGCAGGCTGCTGGACTTGGCACGCATGCCCGAGGACATCGTCAAGGCGTTTCCGGATATTACTGAACTCCGGGTGATCCACGCCATGAAGCTGAAGCCGTACTACAGCAATCCTAAAACGCGGGATAACCTGCTCGCCGCTGCCCTGGAAATCCAGGCCGAACAGGCCGCGCTGTTGGGGTCGGGCGCAACCCCGTTGAACGGTGTCCAGGTCATGGCCAAGCTAACCCGGAGTGTTAAAAAGCCCGTCACAGCTAATCGGGTATTGGGAACCTTTGCCGCCGACAACACCGGCGACCGATTGATCACCGTGACGCGGGATGGGCGTAACCATATCGATCTCAAAATCAACCTCAGGAGCGGCGCTAGCCAGGATGAAATCATCGCGAAATGCCGGGAGGCGATCATCGCGCATATCCGCTTAGATTGA
- a CDS encoding helix-turn-helix domain-containing protein codes for MFSYETAKQDERTFLSLTSLTVQEFSELCVLFGRHWNEFTKQSERNPGKEGRPHALKTMEDRLLFILFYLKTYPLQEVIAYSFGISQGAANILIHQFSHILKLALQEGGFVPPRLTDEMLERLNQEHPQDYGIDGTERRIVRPSNADAERGFYSGKKKPTP; via the coding sequence ATGTTTTCATACGAAACTGCAAAACAAGATGAAAGGACGTTTCTCAGCTTGACGAGTTTGACGGTCCAAGAGTTTTCTGAGCTATGCGTCTTATTCGGAAGGCATTGGAACGAGTTCACCAAGCAAAGCGAGAGGAATCCCGGCAAGGAAGGACGACCCCATGCGCTGAAAACCATGGAGGATCGCCTGCTTTTCATCCTTTTCTACCTGAAAACCTACCCGCTCCAGGAAGTCATTGCCTATTCCTTTGGTATTAGCCAGGGGGCCGCCAATATTCTGATCCATCAGTTCAGCCATATACTCAAACTTGCCTTGCAGGAAGGCGGTTTTGTCCCGCCAAGGTTAACCGATGAAATGTTGGAAAGACTCAACCAGGAACATCCTCAAGACTACGGCATAGACGGCACCGAAAGGCGTATTGTCCGGCCCTCCAACGCGGATGCGGAAAGGGGATTTTATAGCGGTAAAAAAAAGCCCACACCCTGA
- the ycaC gene encoding isochorismate family cysteine hydrolase YcaC — MINSKPYVRLSKDDAALLLVDHQSGLMSLVQDFSPGEFKNNVLALADLAKFFGLPTVLTTSFEDGPNGPLVPELRALFPEAPYIARPGQINAWDNGDFVEAVKATGRGQLLIAGIVTEVCVAFPALSALGEGYEVFVVTDASGTFNEAVRHAAWARMAGAGAQLMNWFGVACELHRDWRNDIDGLGNLLSDHIPAYRNLMTSYSARR; from the coding sequence ATGATTAACTCGAAGCCCTATGTCCGCCTTTCCAAGGACGACGCGGCCCTCCTGCTCGTCGACCACCAGTCGGGCCTCATGTCCCTGGTGCAGGATTTTTCGCCCGGCGAGTTCAAGAACAATGTGCTGGCCCTCGCCGACCTCGCCAAGTTCTTCGGGCTTCCCACGGTCCTCACCACCAGTTTCGAGGACGGACCCAACGGCCCCCTGGTCCCGGAACTGCGGGCGCTGTTCCCCGAAGCGCCGTACATCGCCCGTCCCGGCCAGATCAACGCCTGGGACAACGGGGATTTCGTCGAGGCGGTGAAGGCGACCGGCCGCGGGCAACTCCTCATCGCGGGGATCGTCACCGAGGTGTGCGTCGCCTTTCCCGCCTTGTCCGCGCTCGGGGAGGGCTACGAGGTTTTCGTGGTGACCGACGCCTCCGGCACCTTCAACGAGGCGGTCCGCCACGCCGCCTGGGCGCGGATGGCGGGGGCCGGTGCCCAGTTGATGAACTGGTTCGGCGTGGCGTGCGAACTCCACCGGGATTGGCGCAACGACATCGACGGCTTGGGGAACCTGCTCTCCGACCATATCCCGGCCTATCGGAACCTCATGACGAGCTATTCGGCGCGGCGATGA
- a CDS encoding IS1595 family transposase, with protein sequence MDHPRAGVHYPRSVGEFQAWFQTDADCLDYLEWLRWPTGFVCPACGLPGGWRLGDGRFMCGGCADRTSVTAGTIFDRTRTPLTVWFTACWLFATGKDGMALSLKRTLAIGSYQTAWAMLHRLRSALVRPGRDRLGGRVEVDETYIGGQEAGLPGGRAHGKKILTGIAVEVLEPKGFGRCRMQPLADASAASLHPFVRGAVEPGATVITDGWQGYCGLNLSGYIHQPRSQRATRACGGDSDKLLPGVHRVASLVKRWLLGTHQGAVDPAHLESYLNEFVFRFNRRRSRSRGMVFYRVLELAVAHDPVRYKDIMAAQRPRKVAPTPPRANGHPPSLERPSANRPWRNSG encoded by the coding sequence ATGGATCATCCTCGTGCGGGCGTTCATTACCCTCGGTCCGTGGGCGAGTTCCAGGCTTGGTTCCAAACCGATGCCGACTGTTTGGACTACCTGGAATGGCTTCGATGGCCGACGGGCTTTGTCTGTCCGGCCTGCGGCCTCCCGGGTGGCTGGCGGTTGGGCGATGGTCGATTCATGTGCGGCGGCTGCGCCGACCGCACCTCGGTCACTGCGGGCACGATCTTCGACCGCACGCGCACGCCATTGACGGTCTGGTTCACGGCTTGTTGGCTGTTCGCCACCGGCAAGGATGGGATGGCATTGAGCCTGAAGCGGACGCTGGCGATCGGCTCCTACCAGACTGCGTGGGCCATGCTGCATCGACTGCGGTCCGCGCTCGTGAGGCCGGGCCGGGATCGGCTCGGGGGCAGGGTCGAGGTGGATGAGACCTACATCGGCGGGCAGGAGGCGGGACTGCCCGGCGGCCGCGCCCATGGCAAGAAGATACTGACCGGCATTGCCGTGGAAGTCCTGGAACCGAAGGGGTTCGGTCGATGCCGGATGCAGCCGTTGGCCGATGCCTCGGCGGCTTCCCTGCACCCCTTCGTCAGGGGGGCCGTCGAGCCGGGGGCGACGGTCATCACCGACGGCTGGCAAGGCTACTGCGGGCTGAACCTATCCGGCTACATCCATCAACCCCGCAGCCAGCGGGCGACCCGGGCCTGCGGCGGGGACTCCGACAAGTTGCTGCCCGGAGTGCACCGGGTCGCTTCGCTGGTCAAGCGCTGGCTGTTGGGCACCCACCAGGGCGCCGTGGATCCGGCGCACCTGGAAAGCTACCTGAACGAGTTCGTGTTCCGCTTCAACCGCCGCCGTTCCCGGAGTCGCGGTATGGTGTTCTACCGGGTGCTTGAACTCGCCGTCGCCCACGACCCCGTGCGCTACAAGGACATCATGGCCGCGCAGAGGCCACGTAAAGTTGCGCCCACCCCGCCGAGGGCAAACGGACATCCACCGAGCCTCGAGCGCCCATCCGCAAACCGCCCATGGAGAAACTCCGGTTAA
- a CDS encoding IS4 family transposase: MASGKSQGVDGKAGAFFRPARRSGLWPEAGAVHRSTVTKARAHLSWRAFEQLHHDAVRLAYEAWPRAEGDTWMGLSVFAIDGSKYRLPASAELRAAFDPDGGLDRPGRGHYPLCLVSTAHDVFRRIPIARTVQPMARADEREEAKALLPHIPPGGVILFDRGYPGHDLIDHLTRNYRGYWLMRCPASGTFAAVEAFAQSGRTEELLTLTPPRSDPVAVRAIRLVGPDGELSVLITNLVDGNRFPAHAVTGLYFRRWELEVHYRDEKSSLDIETFHTRTENGVRQELFAILTMAVISRILMSLAPHPDPAIDAQPQFKNTMITLPGEAFVLSPRYPELALLVFGELLDEIARVRYYRPRTAKPPQPRVCKKPVSKWQVDKSKRIASG, from the coding sequence GTGGCCAGCGGCAAGAGCCAGGGCGTGGACGGCAAGGCGGGCGCATTCTTCCGCCCGGCCCGCCGGAGCGGGCTATGGCCCGAAGCCGGGGCCGTCCATCGCAGCACCGTGACCAAGGCGCGCGCCCACCTGTCCTGGCGGGCCTTCGAGCAACTGCACCACGACGCGGTGCGGCTGGCCTACGAGGCCTGGCCGCGTGCCGAGGGGGATACCTGGATGGGCTTGTCCGTGTTCGCCATCGACGGCTCCAAGTACCGCCTGCCCGCCTCCGCCGAGTTGAGGGCCGCCTTCGACCCCGACGGCGGGCTGGACCGGCCGGGCCGGGGGCATTATCCGCTCTGCCTGGTTTCGACCGCCCACGACGTGTTCCGCCGGATACCCATCGCCCGGACCGTCCAGCCGATGGCGCGGGCCGACGAGCGGGAGGAGGCCAAGGCCCTGCTCCCCCACATCCCGCCCGGCGGCGTCATCCTGTTCGACCGGGGCTACCCCGGCCACGACCTCATCGACCACCTAACCCGGAACTATCGCGGCTACTGGCTGATGCGCTGCCCGGCTTCCGGCACCTTCGCCGCCGTGGAGGCCTTCGCCCAATCCGGCCGGACCGAGGAACTCCTCACCCTGACGCCGCCCCGGTCCGATCCCGTCGCCGTCCGCGCCATCCGCCTGGTCGGCCCGGACGGCGAACTTTCCGTGCTCATCACCAACCTCGTGGATGGAAACCGCTTCCCCGCCCACGCCGTCACCGGCCTCTACTTCCGCCGCTGGGAACTGGAGGTCCATTACCGTGACGAAAAATCTTCGCTGGACATCGAGACTTTCCATACCCGCACCGAGAACGGCGTCCGCCAGGAACTCTTCGCCATCCTGACCATGGCCGTCATCTCCCGGATATTGATGTCCCTCGCGCCGCACCCGGACCCCGCCATCGACGCCCAGCCACAGTTCAAGAACACCATGATCACACTGCCCGGGGAGGCCTTCGTCCTGTCGCCACGATACCCCGAACTGGCGCTGCTCGTCTTCGGCGAACTCCTCGACGAGATCGCGCGGGTACGCTATTACCGCCCTAGAACCGCCAAGCCCCCGCAGCCACGGGTCTGTAAAAAGCCCGTCAGCAAATGGCAGGTCGATAAGTCCAAACGCATCGCCAGCGGTTAA
- a CDS encoding YncE family protein, producing MNGYRSEWTSMILGGLSVMAFAASGLGTAESAPFAYMANYVSNTVSVIDTANNTVVKTIESDQLNTPCGMAINPAGTQAYVLNCWVWGFITLIDIPANTVAGQIPLDASPTGAVFAPDGTRAYVAMTSYIGFGSVAVVDTATRAVVDTIPIGDLSQGIAIAPNGKRVYTAYTGTGVETGNIAAIDTATDTVVDTIHTANTNLYGIAIAPDGARLYATSPVSEYHTVSVVDTATNLEAGPPIPVGYSPLGLAITPDGKSAYVANNDSDTVSVIDTVGHRVAGPPIPVGSNPRQVAITPDGRFAYVANFGSGTVSVISTATHTVVGPPIRVGTWPSGIAITPAPAALDNFNRPAEDFNVVVASPLWVQAAFGGVA from the coding sequence ATGAATGGATACCGCTCAGAATGGACCTCGATGATCCTCGGGGGCTTGTCCGTTATGGCTTTCGCGGCTTCCGGCCTGGGCACGGCGGAATCCGCGCCTTTCGCCTATATGGCGAATTATGTCAGCAACACCGTATCGGTGATCGATACCGCCAATAACACCGTGGTGAAAACCATCGAGTCCGACCAGTTGAACACCCCATGCGGGATGGCCATCAACCCCGCCGGAACCCAAGCCTATGTCCTGAATTGCTGGGTTTGGGGGTTCATAACCCTCATCGATATCCCCGCCAACACGGTCGCGGGCCAGATCCCGCTGGACGCCTCCCCGACCGGCGCGGTCTTCGCCCCCGACGGCACCCGCGCCTATGTGGCGATGACCTCCTATATTGGGTTTGGCAGCGTCGCGGTGGTCGATACGGCCACCCGGGCGGTGGTGGACACCATCCCCATCGGGGACCTCTCCCAAGGGATCGCCATCGCCCCCAACGGGAAGCGCGTTTACACGGCCTATACGGGGACGGGCGTGGAGACGGGCAATATCGCGGCGATCGACACGGCCACCGACACGGTGGTGGACACCATCCACACCGCCAACACCAATCTCTACGGCATCGCCATCGCCCCCGATGGAGCCCGCCTATACGCGACGAGCCCCGTCTCCGAATACCACACCGTTTCCGTGGTCGACACGGCCACGAATCTAGAGGCGGGGCCCCCGATCCCCGTCGGGTATTCGCCCCTCGGTCTGGCGATCACGCCGGATGGGAAATCCGCCTACGTGGCGAACAATGACTCCGATACCGTTTCGGTCATCGATACCGTCGGCCACCGGGTGGCGGGTCCTCCGATCCCCGTGGGGAGCAACCCCCGCCAGGTGGCCATCACCCCGGATGGGCGGTTCGCCTATGTGGCGAACTTCGGTTCCGGCACGGTATCGGTCATTTCCACGGCCACCCACACGGTGGTGGGTCCGCCGATCCGGGTGGGAACCTGGCCCAGCGGGATAGCCATCACGCCCGCCCCCGCCGCGCTCGACAACTTCAACCGCCCGGCGGAAGATTTCAATGTAGTTGTCGCCTCGCCGTTGTGGGTTCAGGCCGCTTTTGGAGGCGTGGCGTGA
- a CDS encoding transposase family protein, translating to MQIKGLSGTHEGKKHDKKICDEEGILLPEGSDLYRDTGFQGHEMEGVNIHQPKKKPRGGELTDEEKENNRLISSIRVVVEHVIAGVKRCRIVKDVFRNTLSGYDDDVMELACALHNFRSYQRRVSY from the coding sequence ATGCAAATCAAGGGGTTGAGCGGAACCCACGAAGGGAAGAAGCATGATAAGAAAATCTGCGACGAGGAGGGTATCCTCTTGCCGGAAGGCAGCGATCTTTACCGGGACACCGGGTTTCAAGGCCACGAAATGGAAGGGGTGAATATCCATCAACCCAAGAAGAAACCGCGCGGCGGGGAACTCACGGATGAAGAAAAGGAAAACAACCGCCTGATTTCCAGTATCAGAGTCGTTGTTGAGCATGTGATCGCCGGGGTGAAACGTTGCCGGATTGTGAAGGACGTGTTCCGTAATACCTTGTCAGGATACGACGACGATGTGATGGAACTGGCCTGTGCGCTACATAACTTCAGGAGTTATCAGCGCCGCGTTTCCTACTGA
- a CDS encoding choice-of-anchor Q domain-containing protein, giving the protein MPLLFAAGSGSTTAATIIVNGTTCGLVDAIAAANRNAATNGCPAGDDRNGGGDIIDLRVDVSLTAVDNTDPDGVGNGLPAVVGTLTVNGNHHTVARAAGAPPFRLFDSTSAQLTLNRITVKGGDAFGSETGGGGIKGTVTLNESTVTGNQATWGGGIYGSGPVVLINSTVSDNLFLDEGGGIYGAGPVTLQGSTVSGNKPSEPGFNCAYAGGGIYGVGAVTLTNSTVFGNEACAYRGLTEGGGVYGETKVTLIHSTVTFNQVYAPGLYSYATGGGVYAREGGVGKLINSIVADNSPNDIDGACEFAGLNLVSDNSCNAAASGQLTGYAGLAGLADNGGPTQTQALTSDSQAVDRIVFVPGRGCANTGVTADQRGLGRPQPPGGKCDIGAFEYIDVLDDFNRPDGALRVHWSGSVGPGDYMILNGRAKVRSGGPAYWKPTRFGVNAQAFVTLAKVNQGGFEHGLMLKVQSTSKAIDYRLGVINVDYRARDKAVLVSTLLPNGRWKEYPLLRSRAFGNGDRLGALVYGTGSKAGTVHVYKNGVEVGAVALDRADRAFFDPRGGYVGLWFGDAAGAEFDDFGGGNVAP; this is encoded by the coding sequence ATGCCGCTGCTATTCGCGGCCGGATCCGGCTCCACGACCGCGGCGACCATCATCGTCAACGGCACCACATGCGGCCTGGTCGACGCCATCGCCGCCGCCAACCGCAACGCCGCCACCAACGGATGCCCTGCGGGCGACGACCGGAATGGCGGCGGCGATATCATCGACCTCCGGGTCGATGTCTCTTTGACGGCGGTGGACAACACCGACCCGGATGGCGTCGGCAATGGCCTGCCCGCGGTCGTCGGCACCCTCACGGTCAACGGCAACCACCACACGGTCGCCCGCGCGGCGGGAGCACCACCGTTCCGGCTGTTCGACTCCACCAGCGCCCAACTCACCCTCAACCGGATCACGGTGAAGGGGGGCGACGCGTTCGGGTCCGAAACCGGCGGCGGCGGAATCAAAGGCACGGTCACGCTCAACGAAAGCACCGTCACCGGAAACCAAGCCACCTGGGGGGGCGGCATCTACGGCTCCGGGCCGGTCGTCCTCATCAACAGCACCGTCTCGGACAATCTCTTTTTGGATGAAGGGGGCGGCATCTACGGTGCCGGGCCGGTCACCCTGCAAGGCAGCACCGTCTCCGGCAACAAGCCCTCCGAACCCGGCTTCAATTGCGCATACGCGGGCGGCGGCATCTACGGCGTCGGGGCGGTCACCCTGACCAACAGCACGGTCTTCGGGAACGAGGCCTGCGCCTACCGCGGCTTGACGGAGGGCGGTGGCGTTTACGGCGAAACAAAGGTTACGCTTATCCATAGCACCGTCACATTCAACCAGGTCTATGCGCCGGGTCTTTATAGCTATGCCACCGGTGGCGGCGTTTATGCGCGCGAAGGCGGTGTCGGCAAGTTGATCAATTCGATCGTCGCGGACAACTCACCGAACGATATCGACGGGGCCTGCGAGTTCGCGGGGCTCAACCTTGTCTCGGACAACAGTTGCAACGCCGCCGCTTCCGGCCAACTGACCGGCTACGCGGGGCTCGCGGGCCTGGCCGACAACGGCGGCCCCACCCAAACCCAGGCATTGACGTCCGATAGCCAGGCGGTAGACCGGATCGTGTTCGTTCCGGGTCGGGGCTGCGCCAACACCGGCGTGACGGCCGACCAGCGTGGGTTGGGCCGTCCGCAACCCCCCGGCGGCAAGTGCGATATCGGCGCCTTCGAATACATCGACGTGCTCGACGACTTCAACCGCCCGGACGGCGCGTTGAGGGTCCATTGGAGCGGATCCGTGGGACCCGGGGACTACATGATCCTGAACGGCCGGGCGAAGGTCCGCTCCGGGGGACCGGCCTACTGGAAGCCGACCCGCTTCGGCGTCAACGCGCAGGCCTTCGTGACGCTGGCCAAGGTCAACCAAGGCGGCTTCGAGCATGGACTGATGCTCAAGGTCCAGTCGACCTCCAAGGCCATCGACTACCGGCTGGGCGTGATCAACGTGGACTACCGCGCTAGGGACAAGGCGGTACTGGTCTCGACGCTGCTGCCCAACGGGCGCTGGAAGGAATACCCATTGCTCCGCTCCCGTGCGTTCGGGAACGGCGACCGGCTCGGCGCGCTGGTGTACGGGACCGGGTCCAAGGCCGGGACGGTCCATGTTTACAAGAATGGCGTCGAGGTGGGCGCGGTGGCCCTGGACCGGGCCGACAGGGCCTTCTTCGACCCGCGCGGCGGTTACGTCGGGCTATGGTTCGGCGACGCCGCCGGGGCGGAATTCGACGACTTCGGGGGTGGGAATGTCGCCCCATAG
- a CDS encoding lipocalin-like domain-containing protein, with amino-acid sequence MEDIAQRIVGTWRPVHSLRINAEGNREYPYGEDALGYIHYADVGIMAVRISRKSRSGARGLEQLRRDYLAYFGRYEIDAGRQGVRHFVEGRLFPGDPLAILERRYRFEGDLLWLTPVDGTHREILWRRLYVPARDG; translated from the coding sequence ATGGAGGATATCGCCCAGAGGATCGTCGGCACCTGGCGGCCGGTTCACTCCCTCCGCATCAATGCGGAGGGGAACCGGGAATACCCCTATGGGGAAGACGCGCTGGGCTACATCCACTATGCCGACGTCGGCATCATGGCGGTGCGGATCAGCCGGAAATCCAGAAGCGGGGCCAGGGGCTTGGAACAACTCCGGCGGGATTATCTGGCCTACTTCGGTCGCTATGAAATCGACGCCGGAAGGCAAGGGGTCCGCCATTTCGTGGAGGGGCGGCTGTTCCCCGGCGATCCGCTGGCGATCCTCGAACGACGGTATCGGTTCGAGGGCGACCTCCTGTGGCTGACGCCGGTGGACGGAACCCATCGCGAAATCCTGTGGCGGCGGCTCTACGTCCCGGCGCGGGATGGATAA
- a CDS encoding NfeD family protein, protein MAFANEPAPTPSVIQLALEGPIGPASADHVARSLDYGIERKASLVLLRIDTPGGLDTAMRGIIKKILASPIPVAAYVAPGGARAASAGVYILYASHIAAMAPATHLGAATPVQIPMPGAQDGDGARPQGKGGIPEPGTVMARKMTNDAVAYIRGLAMLRGRNADWAEKAVRESASLPAEEALKAKAIDLLAVDVHDLLNKLDGRTVDVLGRPVKLGLAGAKIEALEPDWRNRFLAAIANPDVAYVLMLLGLYGLMLEFYHPGTAAPGTVGAICLLLALYAFEALSVDYAGLGLMLLGLGLMTAEAFAPSFGILGIGGVAAFVFGSVLLMDSGIPGSAPSPALITAFAIGSAIFCIVVTRMVLGARKKPVVSGREQLIGGQGTAMEDFTRQGRVWIHGEAWMALTEHPLDQGQKVRVEGIEGLTLIVTPLSDETGG, encoded by the coding sequence ATGGCTTTCGCGAACGAGCCCGCCCCCACGCCGTCCGTGATCCAACTGGCGCTCGAAGGACCGATAGGCCCGGCCAGCGCCGACCATGTCGCCCGCTCATTGGATTACGGGATCGAGCGGAAAGCCTCCCTGGTCCTGCTCCGCATTGACACGCCCGGCGGGCTGGATACCGCGATGCGCGGGATCATCAAGAAAATCCTCGCCTCGCCCATCCCCGTGGCGGCCTATGTCGCCCCCGGCGGGGCCCGCGCGGCCAGCGCCGGGGTCTACATCCTCTACGCCAGCCACATCGCGGCGATGGCCCCGGCTACCCATCTCGGGGCCGCCACCCCCGTTCAAATCCCCATGCCCGGCGCCCAGGATGGCGATGGGGCGCGCCCACAGGGCAAAGGCGGCATCCCGGAACCCGGCACGGTCATGGCAAGGAAGATGACCAACGACGCCGTCGCTTATATCCGGGGCTTGGCGATGCTGCGGGGCCGCAACGCGGATTGGGCGGAAAAGGCGGTCAGGGAATCGGCCAGCCTGCCCGCGGAAGAAGCCTTGAAGGCGAAGGCCATCGACCTCCTGGCCGTCGATGTCCACGACCTTTTGAACAAGCTCGATGGCCGCACGGTGGATGTCTTGGGCCGGCCGGTCAAGCTGGGCCTCGCGGGCGCGAAGATCGAAGCCCTCGAACCCGACTGGCGCAACCGGTTCTTGGCCGCCATCGCCAATCCCGATGTCGCCTATGTTCTGATGCTGCTGGGCCTCTATGGGCTGATGCTGGAGTTCTACCATCCCGGCACGGCCGCGCCGGGCACCGTCGGCGCGATCTGCCTGTTGCTGGCGCTCTACGCCTTCGAGGCGCTGTCGGTCGATTACGCCGGCCTGGGCTTGATGCTGCTGGGACTGGGCTTGATGACCGCCGAAGCTTTCGCGCCGAGCTTCGGGATATTGGGCATCGGGGGCGTGGCCGCGTTCGTGTTCGGCTCGGTCCTCCTGATGGATAGCGGGATTCCGGGATCCGCACCGAGCCCGGCCCTAATCACGGCTTTCGCCATCGGCAGCGCCATCTTTTGCATCGTGGTCACCAGGATGGTCCTGGGCGCGCGCAAAAAGCCGGTGGTGTCGGGCCGCGAGCAACTCATCGGCGGCCAGGGGACCGCCATGGAGGATTTCACCCGCCAAGGCCGGGTGTGGATCCATGGCGAAGCGTGGATGGCCCTGACCGAACACCCCCTGGACCAGGGGCAAAAGGTCCGGGTGGAGGGCATCGAAGGCCTGACCCTCATCGTCACGCCCTTATCCGACGAAACAGGAGGATGA